From the Lathyrus oleraceus cultivar Zhongwan6 chromosome 4, CAAS_Psat_ZW6_1.0, whole genome shotgun sequence genome, one window contains:
- the LOC127136060 gene encoding protein FAR-RED IMPAIRED RESPONSE 1-like produces MDSSSLFIECGSSQGEDVEVDPGDCDGDDDDSLWVPAIGMFTLIFEFFPVKMSRNVDSVNFCVKMDSSSLFIECGSSQGEDVEVDPGDCDGDDDDSLWVPAIGMCFSCLEEVKTYYQEYTLKKGFGWRIRSSKKEDDGEREKLSCQDLYKLKQDGLRYITQFEPNHSHETSPTKERFFKANKKINLHVRRTIQINDDAGVRINKTFQSLVKDAREHENIPFCEKDVRNYINKEHRVIGKEGDGKALISYFCKMREQNTNFFYDIDFDDDFHVRNVFWVDTRSRAAYEYFGDVVTFYTTYLTNKYDMPFSTFVGVNHHGQSTLLGCGLLSSEDTDSFVWLFKL; encoded by the exons ATGGACAGTTCAAGCCTTTTTATAGAATGTGGTAGTAGTCAAGGGGAAGATGTAGAAGTTGATCCCGGTGAttgtgatggtgatgatgatgacTCACTTTGGGTTCCTGCAATTGGGATGT TtacattaatttttgaattttttccAGTGAAAATGAGTAGAAATGTTGATTCTGTgaa TTTTTGTGTCAAAATGGACAGTTCAAGCCTTTTTATAGAATGTGGTAGTAGTCAAGGGGAAGATGTAGAAGTTGATCCCGGTGAttgtgatggtgatgatgatgacTCACTTTGGGTTCCTGCAATTGGGATGTGTTTTTCTTGTCTAGAGGAAGTTAAAACATATTATCAAGAGTATACTTTAAAAAAGGGGTTTGGATGGAGGATTAGATCATCAAAAAAAGAAGATGACGGGGAG AGAGAGAAATTATCCTGCCAAGATTTGTATAAATTGAAACAAGATGGTTTGCGGTACATTACACAATTTGAACCTAACCATTCTCATGAGACTAGCCCTACAAAAGAAAGATTTTTCAAGGCTAATAAGAAAATAAACTTACATGTGAGGAGAACAATCCAAATCAATGATGATGCGGGAGTAAGGATCAACAAGACTTTTCAATCGCTTGTTAAAGATGCAAGAGAACATGAAAATATTCCTTTTTGTGAAAAAGATGTGAGGAATTATATTAACAAAGAGCATCGTGTGATTGGAAAAGAAGGTGATGGTAAGGCTTTGATTAGTTATTTTTGTAAAATGAGGGAACAAAATACAAATTTCTTCTATGACAtagattttgatgatgattttcaTGTGAGGAATGTATTTTGGGTCGATACAAGAAGTAGAGCCGCTTACGAATATTTTGGAGATGTTGTAACTTTTTACACAACATACTTGACTAACAAGTATGACATGCCTTTTTCTACATTCGTGGGTGTGAATCACCATGGTCAATCAACATTACTTGGTTGTGGACTACTATCAAGTGAAGACACAGATTCTTTTGTATGGCTATTTAAGTTATGA